From the genome of Sulfurimonas paralvinellae:
AAAACAGAGCAAACTTTAAATGAATTTGCTCAAGAGTTTTTTGACATGCAACGAGCCCGTAAGGAAGTAAGAGAACATGTTATCGATAAAAATATTGCACATTATAACAAGCATATTGCTCCATTGTTTGGAGATAAAAAATTAGTTGATATAGATATTGAAGAGCTGGATAAATGGCAAATTCAATTATTGCAAAACTATAAACACTTAACTGTGCAAAAGTTTCGTTCTGTTTTGTTCTCCATACTAACAGAAGCAGTTAGATACAAAAGGATACAGGAGAATCCTCTTTCATTTGTCAAGGCACCAAAACTAAAACACAAAATTGATGAAGATATAAATCCATTCACAGAGACAGAGCTTATAAAGATTTCTCATACAGCATATGGATATATGAAGAATTTCATTTTCTTAATGGTTAGTACTGGAATGAGACCGGGTGAGATAGTTGCACTTAAATGGAATGATATTAATTTTGAGAAAAAATTTATACGGATTAATAAAACGGTTGTACGAGGAAACGAAGGAGATGTGAAAACATATTCATCGAATAGATTTGTAGATATGTTACCACAGGCTGAGCTATATTTGCAAAGGCAATTTGAATTAACAGGTCATCATGAGTTCGTATTTTTGAGTAGTTTCCATAAACAATTTTATTCCCATGATATAATAGGTGTAAATTTTAAAAAAATATTGCAAAAAAGTGGTGTAGAAGTAAGAAAGCTGTATAATTTGCGTCATACATTTGCATCTCAAATGATTAGTAAGGGTGCAGATATTGTTTGGGTGTCTAAAATACTTGGACACAAAGATGTATCTATTACTTTAAAAATATATACGAAGTTTATACAGGAAGATGATGATATGCGTTTTAAGAAAATTGAAAAAATGGGCACGATTTTGGGCACGATAGAAGAAGTAAGTGTTTAAGGTATCTATAAATAGGGGGTTATAAGGTGAAAATACGAGTCTATTACGAAGATACAGATACCGGTGGGGTTGTGTACCATTCAAACTATCTGAATTTTTGCGAGCGGGCAAGAAGTGAGGCTTTTTTTGACAAAGGTCTGACACCTGTTTTGGAAGGCGGGCATTTTGTCGCGCGTAAAGTTACAGCTGACTTTTATACAAGTGCAAAACTTGGAGATCTTCTTGAAGTGAAAAGTGAACTTTTGGAGATGAAAGCAGCCTCTTTTTCTCTACGACAGACTATTTACAGAGATGATGTCAAGATATTTGAACTTGAGATACTGCTTGTTTATATCACTTTTGAAGGTAAAGTACAAAAACTCGATGAAACGAGTAAAGCACTTGTTTTATCACTCTT
Proteins encoded in this window:
- a CDS encoding tyrosine-type recombinase/integrase yields the protein MAKSFKYIYSDIKFTIFERHKKWWLDFYWKKKRIRRSTELSANQDNLKVIKKQIIPDIIIGLGHKIEETMKTDKTEQTLNEFAQEFFDMQRARKEVREHVIDKNIAHYNKHIAPLFGDKKLVDIDIEELDKWQIQLLQNYKHLTVQKFRSVLFSILTEAVRYKRIQENPLSFVKAPKLKHKIDEDINPFTETELIKISHTAYGYMKNFIFLMVSTGMRPGEIVALKWNDINFEKKFIRINKTVVRGNEGDVKTYSSNRFVDMLPQAELYLQRQFELTGHHEFVFLSSFHKQFYSHDIIGVNFKKILQKSGVEVRKLYNLRHTFASQMISKGADIVWVSKILGHKDVSITLKIYTKFIQEDDDMRFKKIEKMGTILGTIEEVSV
- a CDS encoding YbgC/FadM family acyl-CoA thioesterase, with translation MKIRVYYEDTDTGGVVYHSNYLNFCERARSEAFFDKGLTPVLEGGHFVARKVTADFYTSAKLGDLLEVKSELLEMKAASFSLRQTIYRDDVKIFELEILLVYITFEGKVQKLDETSKALVLSLFT